A single window of Nicotiana sylvestris chromosome 3, ASM39365v2, whole genome shotgun sequence DNA harbors:
- the LOC104214171 gene encoding HIPL1 protein-like, translated as MVAMGTVFLLNLSLLIGFLSSYTLCIQLKDLRLDKEFAAVNISDPEFCSDIINDAQSFGIREAQNQASNGVCLEKIGNGSYIGMAPHLDGSNRVFLWNQQGKIWIATVPEDGSNGVLELDESKPFLDITDQVLFGNQYGVLGMEFHPNFVNNGRFFVSYNCDKLQHSGCSGRCSCNSEVNCDPAKLPVESGIEPCQYHTIVAEFTANGTASTHSLAEVASPLEVRRIFTMGIPDRGVHGGQILFGPADGFLYVMTGIGTHRGDPYNFAQNKRSLHGKILRIDVDQRNEAHIQGLWGNYSIPRDNPYNNDKQLAPEIWALGLRNPWRCSFDSERPSYFLCGDAGQDQYEEIDMITKGGNYGWSIYEGPYPYKPSNATKGSTFSNSKSLIFPVMGYKHSEADTTIGSASITGGYFYRSHTDPCLYGRYLYIDLYPDGIWTGTENPENSRNFTSSKIQYRCAQDSPIHCESIAEDVIPAIGYVASLGEDNKKDIHILTTTGVYRVARPSRCNYHCPKERTLANKPPPFPPVSLSGKLWDSGKLVALIISSMMLLLLNLV; from the exons ATGGTTGCTATGGGCACTGTTTTTCTCCTGAATCTCTCGTTACTTATTGGTTTTTTATCATCCTATACTTTGTGCATTCAGTTAA AGGACTTAAGATTGGATAAGGAATTTGCAGCAGTGAATATCTCTGATCCCGAGTTCTGTTCA GACATAATAAATGATGCTCAATCATTTGGTATTCGTGAAGCtcaaaatcaagcctcaaatgGTGTTTGCCTTGAAAAAATTGGAAATGGATCTTACATAGGCATGGCTCCACACCTTGACGGCTCTAACCGTGTCTTTTTGTGGAATCAACAAGGTAAAATATGGATTGCCACTGTTCCCGAGGATGGATCTAATGGAGTGTTGGAGCTTGATGAATCCAAGCCCTTTCTAGATATAACTGATCAAGTGCTTTTTGGTAACCAATATGGGGTATTGGGAATGGAATTCCATCCTAATTTTGTGAATAATGGTCGTTTCTTCGTTTCATACAATTGTGATAAGTTGCAACATTCAGGATGTTCAGGCAGATGCTCATGCAACTCGGAAGTTAATTGTGATCCAGCAAAGCTTCCAGTAGAGAGTGGCATCGAGCCATGTCAGTATCATACTATAGTAGCAGAGTTCACAGCGAATGGTACTGCATCAACACATTCCTTG GCTGAAGTGGCTAGTCCATTAGAAGTGAGGAGGATTTTTACGATGGGAATTCCAGATAGGGGAGTTCATGGAGGGCAGATTCTATTTGGCCCTGCCGATGGGTTTTTGTATGTTATGACTGGAATTGGTACACATCGAGGGGATCCTTACAATTTTGCACAAAACAAGAGATCATTGCATGGAAAGATCTTGAGGATAGATGTGGATCAAA GAAATGAAGCGCACATTCAAGGACTTTGGGGAAACTACTCCATACCAAGAGATAATCCATACAATAATGACAAGCAATTAGCGCCTGAAATCTGGGCTTTGGGTCTTAGGAATCCTTGGCGTTGTAGTTTTGATTCAGAAAGGCCTTCCTACTTCCTATGTGGAGATGCTGGACAG GACCAGTATGAAGAGATTGATATGATAACAAAGGGTGGAAACTATGGGTGGTCCATTTATGAAGGCCCGTATCCCTACAAACCAAGCAATGCCACAAAAGGAAGCACTTTTTCTAACTCCAAGAGTCTCATATTCCCAGTCATGGGATACAAACACTCTGAAGCTGATACGACAATTGGTTCGGCGTCCATAACTGGTGGCTACTTCTATAGGTCTCACACTGATCCCTGTCTGTATGGAAG GTACTTGTACATAGACTTGTATCCAGATGGAATATGGACAGGTACTGAAAATCCTGAAAATAGTAGAAATTTCACAAGTTCAAAGATCCAATATAGGTGTGCGCAAGATTCTCCAATTCATTGTGAGTCAATTGCAGAGGATGTTATACCTGCTATAGGATATGTTGCATCCTTAGGTGAAGACAATAAAAAAGACATTCATATACTGACAACCACCGGTGTCTACAGAGTTGCACGTCCAAGCAGATGTAATTACCATTGTCCCAAAGAAAGAACTTTAGCTAATAAACCACCACCTTTTCCTCCAGTTTCCTTATCTGGAAAATTATGGGATAGTGGAAAACTCGTTGCGCTTATAATTTCTTCCATGATGCTCCTTTTGTTGAATCTTGTGTAA
- the LOC104214173 gene encoding uncharacterized protein: MVLVNSVFDGKGYEGWRRAIIIALSAKNKLGFINGTFSEPNATSTDFKQWNRCNDMVISWILNSLSKDIAKSVFYSKTANEIWKELEVRFGQCNSAELYQLQKELSNIVQGTSDIAGYYTKVKRIWDELDTLNTCVHFTCEYNCGGKSKTLKSLQDGRLIQFLMGLNDIYSAMRSNILMFTPLPSINQAYSLLIQDEKKGKFMLHNTLSGNQQTYFQKYANGEGKFKANLEGKKSNLLCNYCKKPGHSIDKCYRIIGFLSTFKFTKSKRYHGGTHSNAAIMPEENTIFSANTMVENTAGKAITQEQFSQLYQLLQQVKVQQVEQISDANASANCAGKTVNAPNLYCLSCFPYMNSTSWIIDSGASEHMTFDHSIVFNLKPLTKSLYVNLPSSYKVKGSSLKRPVVVGEVKEGYPFEKKGYKLLDLHSKAIFTSRHVIFYEDIFPFFSPSSEQPIFPKEVSTIRDLNHSFSQSDIHFSTESDASSPIKPSITSPRIAPTSSPISKDISSLSSLPPQPKLRLSTRDHNPPSYLADYVCNAVYLTDLTKFCLVAPISLTTINFTDLSLTNQSFFNSISHIVEPTSFSQAVLHPSWQEAMAQELLALETNQTWDVVELPRGKKLLPCKWVYKVKNKSDGSIERFKARLVIRADIQREGIDYTETFSPVVKMTTVRCILAVAVKRHWKLFQLDVNNAFLHGDLQEEVYMRFSPGLPSPSNNHVCRLKKSLYRLKQASRQWYARLTGALTFKGYFHSFNDYSLFFKKTDTGISIVVVYVDDILLTAVSSPLDPSCKLRVDVGELLQDPTIYRRLIGKLNFLTHTCPDISFAVQYLSQYMQTPRKPHFNAGLHCLRYLLSSPSFGVFMNSEPSIQLTAFCDYDWGTCPESRRSISGFYINLGGSPISWKSKKQSSISLSSAEAEYRSMKKVVSELTWLGLEIGGKGGKKKEVKEEEEGSDKPTLVKGYVVKAFALEIVKEIGNTVCLLFLIIAAIDDKLLKLAFRHVYFAVLGVGKKRKIKELFLANRGK; encoded by the exons ATGGTTCTTGTCAACTCAGTTTTTGATGGAAAAGGATATGAAGGATGGCGTAGAGCCATAATTATTGCACTCTCTGCCAAGAACAAACTTGGTTTCATCAATGGAACATTTTCTGAACCAAATGCAACTTCAACTGATTTCAAGCAGTGGAATCGTTGCAATGATATGGTTATATCATGGATTTTAAACTCTCTATCTAAGGACATAGCTAAAAGTGTCTTTTATTCTAAAACTGCaaatgagatttggaaagaactTGAAGTTAGATTCGGGCAATGTAACAGTGCTGAACTTTATCAATTACAAAAGGAGTTGAGTAATATAGTGCAGGGAACCTCTGATATAGCAGGATACTATACAAAGGTGAAAAGGATTTGGGATGAGTTAGATACCTTGAATACTTGTGTGCATTTTACATGTGAATACAACTGTGGAGGAAAATCAAAGACTTTGAAGTCCCTTCAAGATGGCAGGCTCATCCAATTCCTCATGGGACTTAATGATATCTATTCAGCTATGAGGAGTAACATTCTAATGTTTACCCCTCTTCCTAGTATCAATCAGGCCTACTCTCTTCTCATTCAAGATGAGAAAAAAGGGAAATTCATGTTGCACAACACCCTGTCAGGAAatcaacaaacctattttcaaaaGTATGCTAATGGAGAAGGAAAATTCAAAGCAAACCttgaaggaaaaaagagtaaCCTGTTGTGCAACTATTGCAAGAAACCTGGTCATTCCATTGACAAATGCTATAGAATCATTGGTTTTCTCTCCACTTTCAAGTTCACCAAATCCAAAAGATATCATGGAGGAACTCACAGCAATGCAGCAATTATGCCTGAAGAAAACACAATTTTTTCAGCAAACACAATGGTGGAAAATACAGCAGGTAAGGCAATAACTCAAGAACAGTTCAGTCAGCTTTATCAACTTCTTCAACAAGTAAAGGTGCAACAGGTTGAGCAGATTTCTGATGCAAATGCTAGTGCCAACTGTGCTGGTAAAACCGTTAATGCACCTAATCTATATTGTCTTTCTTGTTTTCCTTACATGAATTCTACCTCCTGGATAatagattcaggagcttcagaaCATATGACTTTTGATCATTCCATTGTATTTAATCTGAAGCCTCTAACCAAATCTCTATACGTCAATCTGCCGAGTTCATATAAAGTTAAG GGCTCTTCACTGAAGAGGCCAGTGGTAGTTGGTGAAGTGAAAGAAG GTTATCCTTTTGAAAAGAAAGGCTACAAATTGTTGGATCTTCACTCTAAAGCCATTTTTACTTCACGACATGTTATTTTTTATGAGGAcatatttcctttcttctctcCTTCATCTGAACAACCAATTTTTCCTAAAGAAGTTTCTACTATTCGAGACTTGAATCACTCTTTTTCTCAGTCTGATATCCATTTTTCCACAGAATCCGATGCTAGCTCCCCTATAAAACCTTCAATAACTTCACCCCGCATAGCTCCTACCTCATCTCCTATCTCCAAGGATATTTCCTCTCTATCTTCCCTACCTCCTCAACCTAAACTAAGGCTGTCTACTAGGGACCACAATCCACCATCATATCTGGCAGATTATGTGTGTAATGCTGTGTACTTGACTGATCTAACCAAATTTTGTCTTGTAGCACCAATCTCACTTACTACTATAAATTTCACTGACCTCTCTCTTACAAACCAGTCCTTTTTTAACTCTATCTCTCACATCGTTGAACCTACAAGTTTCTCCCAAGCAGTTTTACATCCCAGTTGGCAGGAAGCAATGGCACAAGAACTTCTAGCCTTGGAAACCAATCAAACCTGGGACGTAGTTGAACTACCGAGAGGCAAGAAACTTTTACCTTGTAAATGGGTTTATAAAGTTAAAAACAAATCTGATGGGAGCATTGAAAGGTTTAAAGCTCGCCTAGTTATCCGGGCAGACATCCAAAGAGAAGGAATAGACTATACTGAAACTTTTAGTCCAGTGGTGAAAATGACCACCGTTAGATGCATTTTAGCAGTTGCAGTTAAACGACACTGGAAATTGTTTCAACTAGATGTCAATAAcgcttttcttcatggtgatctacAGGAAGAAGTATATATGAGATTCTCCCCAGGATTGCCTTCACCTTCTAATAATCATGTATGCAGGTTAAAAAAGTCCTTATACAGACTTAAACAGGCTTCCCGGCAATGGTACGCACGACTTACTGGTGCACTCACTTTCAAAGGATATTTTCACTCTTTTAACGACTATTCTCTATTTTTCAAGAAGACAGATACTGGAATTTCTATTGTTGTTGTTTATGTCGATGACATACTTCTCACAG CAGTCTCATCTCCGCTAGACCCCAGTTGCAAGCTTCGAGTCGATGTCGGCGAACTTCTTCAAGACCCAACCATCTACAGGCGACTAATCGGAAAGCTCAATTTTCTAACTCATACTTGCCCTGACATCTCCTTCGCAGTTCAGTATCTAAGCCAGTATATGCAAACTCCGCGTAAACCTCATTTCAATGCTGGTTTACACTGTCTTCGTTATCTGTTGTCTTCACCATCATTTGGGGTTTTCATGAATTCAGAACCTTCTATTCAATTAACCGCCTTTTGTGATTATGATTGGGGAACTTGTCCGGAATCTCGTCGCTCAATTAGTGGTTTCTATATCAACCTCGGAGGATCCCCTATTTCATGGAAATCAAAGAAACAATCTTCAATATCCCTTTCCTCTGCTGAAGCCGAATATCGGTCTATGAAGAAGGTTGTTTCAGAACTTACATGGCTT GGCTTGGAGATTGGAGGCAAAGgcggaaagaaaaaggaagtgaaagaggaagaagaaggaagtgaTAAGCCTACTCTAGTCAAAGGTTATGTT GTAAAGGCTTTTGCTTTAGAAATAGTTAAAGAAATTGGAAATACAGTTTGTTTATTATTTCTAATCATAGCAGCCATTGATGACAAGCTTTTGAAGCTTGCTTTTCGG CATGTTTATTTTGCTGTTTTGGGTGttggaaagaaaaggaaaataaaagagcTCTTTCTAGCAAACAGagggaaataa